From the Halorhabdus utahensis DSM 12940 genome, one window contains:
- a CDS encoding lipopolysaccharide biosynthesis protein, producing the protein MSSSSHRTIVKQIFGTGGFELIGQLASFLGVIAYAQLVPQSILGSYFLLVAILGVISFIGATGVSTNITRRINQSSSPEKELMTATVFEGIVTVLLIVCIFLAQPVINGFVGQTFGVALLILLPVSTFSLLTGAVLRGEKKNTRAMILRTIQKVLTYFIGSVAIIFGIDPRFALMAGLFCGKFFEFGGGVLMMNISPSGIPQLKELQDLARKIVDLTATGLGSLGQEWVDTLLIGAISTPEMVAIYEVAWRLSAVGLTATNAVASVFYPRFAEAVDRENHHEIQRCTGKLFFYISVLMVAPLAGALAIGTDLVTIIFGTSYAAAYLPLVVLLAGRIPYSLSRILVQLGYSYNIDKGVARASLSAAVLNAVVNLFLISWIGIVGAAISSLISYIVLAMLLFQLLADRVGYPKFKQLFAGVVASGVMFVAVKLLSKMVPSNIVSLISLVIVGGAIFAIVLVALNRTVRSDLFDIVEMIKG; encoded by the coding sequence ATGTCCTCATCTTCTCACCGTACAATAGTTAAACAAATCTTCGGGACAGGCGGATTTGAATTGATCGGGCAGTTGGCGAGTTTTCTCGGAGTTATCGCATATGCGCAGTTGGTTCCACAGAGTATCCTAGGATCTTACTTTCTCTTAGTGGCGATTCTTGGTGTTATATCGTTTATTGGCGCGACTGGTGTCTCAACGAATATAACCAGACGAATCAACCAGTCTTCGAGTCCGGAAAAGGAGTTAATGACTGCTACAGTTTTTGAGGGCATCGTTACGGTACTACTTATTGTCTGTATTTTTCTTGCTCAGCCGGTCATCAACGGCTTTGTCGGGCAAACGTTCGGAGTGGCACTTCTCATCTTGCTGCCTGTGAGTACTTTCTCTCTTCTCACAGGTGCTGTACTTCGGGGCGAAAAAAAGAATACCCGCGCCATGATCCTACGGACAATTCAGAAGGTCCTTACATACTTTATCGGAAGTGTTGCAATTATTTTTGGTATTGACCCGCGATTCGCTCTCATGGCGGGGTTGTTTTGTGGGAAATTTTTCGAATTCGGAGGTGGCGTTCTAATGATGAATATCAGTCCGTCGGGGATACCACAACTGAAAGAGCTTCAAGACCTCGCTCGGAAAATTGTAGATCTAACGGCTACAGGGTTGGGGAGCCTTGGTCAGGAATGGGTCGATACACTACTCATTGGCGCAATTTCAACCCCAGAAATGGTTGCGATCTACGAAGTCGCGTGGCGGCTCTCCGCGGTTGGATTGACCGCCACTAATGCCGTGGCATCAGTTTTCTATCCGCGATTTGCTGAGGCTGTTGATCGAGAAAACCACCACGAGATACAGCGATGTACTGGCAAACTATTCTTTTATATCAGTGTGCTAATGGTCGCTCCCCTCGCTGGTGCACTTGCCATCGGAACTGATCTCGTTACGATCATTTTCGGCACAAGCTATGCCGCAGCATATTTGCCCCTGGTCGTACTCCTGGCCGGACGGATCCCCTACAGTCTATCGAGGATCCTCGTCCAATTGGGATACAGTTACAACATCGATAAAGGGGTAGCACGTGCAAGTCTCTCGGCAGCCGTACTCAATGCAGTTGTCAATCTCTTCTTGATCTCGTGGATCGGCATCGTTGGCGCAGCCATCAGCAGCCTCATCTCGTATATCGTTCTCGCAATGCTCCTGTTCCAGTTATTAGCCGACCGAGTCGGGTATCCAAAGTTCAAACAACTGTTCGCCGGCGTCGTCGCTTCCGGTGTCATGTTCGTGGCCGTCAAACTCCTCTCAAAAATGGTTCCCTCAAACATCGTGTCCCTCATCTCACTGGTAATCGTCGGGGGTGCTATATTCGCGATTGTACTGGTTGCCCTGAATCGCACTGTCAGATCCGATCTATTCGATATCGTCGAGATGATCAAGGGTTGA
- a CDS encoding DUF2334 domain-containing protein translates to MKFCIRDDDTNYYTGPSVLESVFGSIWDDVPITLACIPMISPDSDALVKPTESLPMPIGENEELVSYLNDRLRDGSVELALHGYHHDAPNGDPEFVSGERLAEKVKDGRDQLESAFESTIQLFAPPHVRLSNKGVRAVQNAGLDIVRGYGPRPREGQLHPKWWASYAKFLAFYARYRKEFRYPFPIDYGTHREVYSHRLNRQTDLDWCKRAFDYIESKDGVFCLSVHAHGLNQTGQKKLEEMVSYAKQHDPDFVTASAAIAEFNP, encoded by the coding sequence ATGAAATTCTGTATTCGAGACGACGATACAAATTACTACACCGGTCCATCTGTATTGGAATCCGTTTTTGGATCAATATGGGACGATGTTCCGATCACTCTCGCTTGTATTCCTATGATCTCTCCAGATTCAGATGCCCTGGTTAAGCCGACTGAATCATTACCTATGCCGATAGGGGAAAACGAAGAATTGGTCTCGTATTTAAATGATCGATTGCGGGATGGTTCCGTCGAACTTGCTCTACATGGTTATCACCACGATGCACCCAACGGAGATCCGGAATTCGTCTCCGGAGAACGACTAGCTGAGAAGGTTAAAGATGGACGTGATCAATTAGAAAGCGCGTTTGAGAGCACGATTCAATTATTCGCCCCACCCCACGTTCGTCTGTCGAATAAAGGAGTACGAGCGGTTCAAAATGCAGGGCTGGACATTGTCCGAGGATACGGCCCCCGTCCAAGAGAGGGTCAGTTACATCCGAAATGGTGGGCTAGTTACGCGAAGTTCCTGGCTTTCTATGCCCGTTACCGTAAGGAATTTCGATATCCGTTCCCGATTGACTACGGAACTCACCGGGAAGTCTATTCTCACCGTCTCAATCGTCAAACCGATCTCGACTGGTGTAAGCGTGCCTTCGATTACATCGAGAGCAAAGACGGTGTTTTTTGTCTGTCTGTTCACGCTCATGGATTGAACCAAACCGGACAAAAAAAGTTAGAGGAGATGGTCTCGTATGCGAAACAGCACGATCCGGATTTCGTTACAGCAAGTGCTGCGATAGCTGAATTCAACCCTTGA